CATGCCATATCAAAACAAACGCCCCGTTCACAACATGCATCACAACTCGGTGAACGACAGATCAATTCACCTTCGGCATGTAGACAGCGCTGGCGATAGAAAAACTTTTTCCAGCGCATATTTTTATCATTCATCACCACCAACTCAGGAAAGCAGTCACTCATTAGTTGGCGTAATTCCGCGCGGGAACTCAGGCCGAGGTCTTCCCAGAGATGGTTAAACGCCAGCGCAACGCTGGCAACAATGCAATGCATCGGATCAGCGTCAGGATGCATGTACTCTGCCAG
This window of the Pantoea phytobeneficialis genome carries:
- a CDS encoding nitrogen fixation protein NifQ translates to MTPQHRWLHRLMSLYAQGCGSYALMMGLSPQQWTRLPYPARQRLVSEDALRRHQLMSELMATRRDEQQQLALWLAEYMHPDADPMHCIVASVALAFNHLWEDLGLSSRAELRQLMSDCFPELVVMNDKNMRWKKFFYRQRCLHAEGELICRSPSCDACCERGVCFDMA